The proteins below are encoded in one region of Knoellia sp. S7-12:
- a CDS encoding glycosyltransferase, whose product MKVNIMAAGSRGDVQPMVALGVGLTRAGHDVTVCAGDDFEDLVTHHGLGFVPAGVRIDDLIASPLGVEWLGHSSRNPFHELSALRRFVQASTQGYAGALVPLVGSAELWVSGVITVHAVDALVSVGGGRHVVAELAPMRPTRAGAATLSPVLPTRSSIANVVAGQATLQAMSSVFSLPGDRLRAELGLPETGRRGFLGAIRRTPGLLAASPLVVPAPADWKGNPTPTGYWFLDEKATYAPEPELAAYLEEGLPPAYVGFGSMSTREATSMSAVVADAARLAGVRVVLHAGAAGLESVDDERVRVVNDVPHGWLFEHVSGVVHHGGAGTTAAALRAGVPQAVVSHIGDQPYWGRRVRELGVGARPVRRHELSVEWLTDVLRGFARGECAQRAAAVGAGIRREDGVGRAVELLGG is encoded by the coding sequence ATGAAGGTCAACATCATGGCCGCAGGCTCACGCGGCGACGTCCAGCCGATGGTGGCGCTCGGCGTGGGACTGACCCGGGCCGGACACGACGTCACGGTCTGCGCAGGCGACGACTTCGAGGACCTCGTCACCCACCACGGCCTCGGCTTCGTCCCCGCTGGCGTGCGGATCGATGACCTCATCGCGTCGCCGCTCGGCGTCGAGTGGCTCGGCCACTCGAGCCGCAATCCGTTTCACGAGCTCTCGGCGCTGCGCCGCTTCGTGCAAGCGTCAACGCAGGGGTATGCCGGGGCTCTCGTCCCGCTCGTCGGTTCCGCTGAACTGTGGGTGAGTGGGGTGATTACCGTCCACGCCGTCGATGCGTTGGTGTCGGTCGGTGGTGGGAGACACGTCGTCGCCGAGCTCGCGCCGATGCGCCCGACGAGGGCGGGTGCGGCGACGCTGTCACCGGTGCTTCCGACCCGGTCCTCGATCGCGAATGTCGTTGCGGGACAGGCGACTCTGCAGGCGATGTCGTCGGTCTTCTCGCTTCCCGGCGACCGGCTGCGGGCCGAGCTCGGGCTCCCGGAGACCGGCCGACGAGGATTCCTCGGCGCGATCAGGCGGACGCCCGGGCTGCTGGCGGCCTCACCTCTTGTCGTCCCTGCACCAGCGGACTGGAAGGGCAACCCGACGCCCACGGGGTATTGGTTCCTCGACGAAAAGGCAACGTACGCACCGGAACCGGAGCTGGCGGCATACCTGGAGGAAGGTCTGCCTCCGGCATATGTCGGGTTCGGGTCGATGTCGACTCGCGAGGCCACTTCGATGAGTGCGGTGGTCGCGGACGCGGCACGCCTGGCGGGGGTTCGCGTCGTCCTGCATGCGGGGGCGGCGGGTCTGGAGTCCGTCGACGACGAGAGGGTGCGCGTGGTCAACGACGTGCCGCACGGCTGGCTCTTCGAGCACGTCAGCGGGGTCGTGCACCACGGCGGTGCCGGGACGACGGCGGCGGCCCTGCGTGCCGGGGTTCCGCAGGCCGTGGTGTCGCACATCGGCGACCAGCCCTATTGGGGCCGGCGGGTCCGGGAGCTCGGCGTCGGTGCGCGGCCGGTCCGGCGGCACGAACTGTCGGTGGAGTGGTTGACGGACGTGCTGCGAGGGTTCGCTCGGGGTGAGTGTGCGCAACGAGCAGCCGCCGTGGGTGCAGGAATTCGGCGCGAGGACGGTGTCGGTCGGGCCGTCGAGCTCCTCGGCGGGTGA
- a CDS encoding MerR family transcriptional regulator: protein MRLAELSETSGVSVATLKYYLREGLLHPGQAVSRTQADYDETHVERVRLVRALSEVGGLSLATIGRVLEVITSPGQDWITVLETAQRAIGSGRAADPDSSDGSAPDQPRGPRASAWLVARGWQVHPNDPLIDDLERAWAACDDVGLGLDEERMNAYADHVERIGEIDVSTVPADPEGAIRQVILGTVLVDPVLAALRRLAHQHISVSRTASH, encoded by the coding sequence GTGCGGCTGGCTGAGTTGTCCGAGACCAGTGGGGTGTCCGTTGCGACGCTGAAGTACTACCTGCGCGAGGGTCTGCTGCACCCGGGGCAGGCGGTGTCCCGGACACAGGCGGACTACGACGAGACCCATGTCGAGCGCGTGCGACTCGTGCGGGCACTCAGCGAGGTCGGCGGGCTGTCGCTCGCGACGATCGGGCGGGTCCTCGAGGTCATCACCTCACCGGGGCAGGACTGGATCACGGTCCTCGAGACGGCACAGCGAGCTATCGGCAGCGGTCGTGCTGCGGACCCCGACTCATCTGACGGCAGTGCCCCCGACCAACCTCGCGGTCCCCGGGCTTCGGCCTGGCTGGTGGCCCGTGGTTGGCAGGTCCATCCGAACGACCCGTTGATCGACGACCTCGAACGGGCCTGGGCAGCCTGCGATGACGTGGGACTCGGGCTAGACGAGGAGCGGATGAACGCCTATGCCGACCACGTCGAGCGGATCGGCGAGATCGACGTCTCGACCGTTCCCGCCGACCCCGAGGGGGCGATCCGCCAGGTCATCCTGGGCACGGTGCTCGTCGACCCGGTGCTCGCGGCCCTGCGGCGGCTGGCCCACCAACACATCTCGGTGTCGCGGACCGCGAGTCACTGA
- a CDS encoding NYN domain-containing protein, with amino-acid sequence MRSYCAVYVDVGYLLASAATRVTGSSLRSGIEVDYPGLIAGLVAQVEADSGLPLLRVNWYDSGARSGGQPDYHQDQIGLLPRIKLRLGRLSYAGEQKGVDVRLGLDMALQGRARVADVVYLVSGDDDLTEAVEEAQSAGVQVVLLSVPAQSGHGHAVSKHLRRAADGEQPIDAEIIDRCVRSRAIAEGLIPTEATEGTAEEPALVPNGASPVPPTPPVESADASPADIAIATPTPGRTLEPGHDEPSSDKTSAAGTVAKPASPTPAVFGRKRATEVVLPAAQPSPTWSSSTGERPIVDEDGVFNPELIDVVAKAVLDSWCRTATPAALLALREAQPTIPGELDRALLLDLSGRAGVYDIDDASRHAVRERFWFHLARVRLA; translated from the coding sequence ATGAGGTCCTACTGCGCGGTCTACGTCGATGTCGGCTACCTCCTCGCGTCAGCGGCCACTCGCGTCACCGGTTCGTCGCTGCGCAGCGGCATCGAGGTGGACTACCCGGGCCTGATTGCAGGGCTCGTCGCCCAGGTCGAGGCCGACTCGGGGCTGCCGTTGCTGCGGGTCAACTGGTACGACTCCGGCGCGCGCTCCGGCGGCCAGCCCGACTACCACCAGGACCAGATCGGGCTCCTGCCCCGGATCAAACTCCGGCTCGGACGCCTGTCGTATGCCGGCGAGCAGAAGGGCGTCGACGTGCGCCTGGGTCTCGACATGGCGTTGCAGGGTCGGGCACGCGTCGCAGATGTCGTCTATCTCGTCTCCGGGGACGACGACCTCACCGAGGCCGTCGAAGAGGCGCAGAGTGCCGGTGTCCAGGTCGTCCTGCTGAGCGTGCCCGCGCAGAGCGGTCACGGTCACGCCGTCTCCAAGCACCTCCGCAGGGCCGCCGACGGCGAGCAGCCGATCGACGCCGAGATCATCGACCGGTGCGTGCGCTCCCGGGCGATCGCGGAGGGTCTCATCCCGACCGAAGCCACGGAGGGCACTGCCGAGGAGCCGGCCCTCGTTCCCAACGGGGCCTCCCCCGTCCCCCCCACCCCTCCCGTCGAGAGCGCGGACGCCAGTCCTGCCGACATTGCCATTGCCACCCCGACACCGGGGCGCACCCTCGAGCCTGGGCACGACGAGCCCTCATCCGACAAGACCTCAGCGGCTGGCACGGTCGCCAAGCCGGCATCCCCGACCCCGGCGGTGTTCGGTCGCAAGCGGGCCACCGAGGTGGTTCTCCCGGCAGCGCAGCCGTCACCCACCTGGTCGTCGTCGACCGGGGAGCGGCCCATTGTCGATGAGGACGGTGTCTTCAACCCGGAGCTCATCGACGTCGTCGCCAAGGCCGTTCTTGACTCGTGGTGCCGGACCGCAACTCCGGCCGCACTCCTTGCCCTGCGCGAGGCCCAGCCGACGATTCCGGGCGAGCTTGACCGCGCCCTCCTGCTCGACCTGTCGGGCCGAGCGGGTGTCTATGACATCGACGACGCGAGCCGGCACGCGGTCCGCGAACGCTTCTGGTTCCACCTCGCCCGCGTCCGCTTGGCCTGA
- a CDS encoding FHA domain-containing protein, giving the protein MSELTITLMRLGLLVALWAFVIAVVGVLRGDLYGTQVTSRRAATPRAATPRPAARGANPTAVPAEQRPVSGRRFNARSAERGPNHLRVTSGPLAGTSLPLRESGTLVGRSPESALVLEDDFASGRHARIFKGPEGWMVEDLGSTNGTFIGQQRLTTPTPVAAGTEIRFGTTVVELRR; this is encoded by the coding sequence ATGAGCGAACTCACCATCACCCTCATGCGCCTGGGCCTCCTCGTGGCGCTCTGGGCCTTCGTCATTGCCGTCGTCGGCGTCCTCCGGGGCGACCTCTACGGCACCCAGGTCACCTCCCGTCGGGCCGCAACACCGCGCGCGGCCACCCCGCGCCCGGCTGCCCGAGGGGCCAACCCCACTGCGGTGCCGGCCGAGCAGCGCCCCGTCAGCGGCCGCCGCTTCAACGCCCGCTCCGCCGAGCGCGGCCCCAACCACCTGCGCGTCACGAGCGGACCCCTCGCCGGCACGAGCCTGCCGTTGCGCGAGTCCGGCACCCTCGTCGGCCGCAGCCCCGAGTCCGCGCTCGTCCTCGAGGACGACTTCGCCTCCGGTCGGCACGCCCGCATCTTCAAGGGGCCCGAGGGCTGGATGGTCGAGGACCTCGGCTCCACCAACGGCACGTTCATCGGCCAGCAGCGCCTCACCACACCGACTCCGGTGGCAGCCGGGACCGAGATCAGGTTCGGCACGACCGTCGTCGAGCTGCGGAGGTAG
- a CDS encoding biotin-dependent carboxyltransferase family protein, whose amino-acid sequence MTRSVEILVPGPLTTLQDRGRIGHLAVGVGRAGAADLGSYLLGGRLLGNADGAAALEVTFGGLRLRASGDLLICLTGASTPAEVNGRPVPRAALFEVRDGQELSLGMPLAGLRTYVSVRGGFTGPEVLGSVSFDTMSGLGAEPVKAGQVVPVGTRTVGFPVVDVAGVAEPPTGLVDLEVRPGPRLDWFAHPERLAQTPWQVSSRSDRKGIRLEGEPLERVPELVEAELQSEGMVRGAIQVPPNGQPVIFLSDHPVTGGYPVIGVLRPAAVDRAAQLQPGQAVRLRWDN is encoded by the coding sequence ATGACCCGCAGCGTCGAGATCCTGGTGCCGGGACCCCTGACCACGCTCCAGGACCGGGGCCGCATCGGCCACCTCGCCGTCGGCGTCGGCCGGGCCGGCGCCGCGGATCTGGGCTCCTATCTCCTCGGCGGCCGACTGCTCGGCAACGCGGATGGGGCCGCAGCACTGGAGGTGACGTTCGGAGGTCTGCGCCTGCGGGCGTCGGGTGACCTGCTCATCTGCCTCACCGGCGCGTCCACCCCGGCCGAGGTGAACGGGCGGCCGGTGCCACGAGCTGCCCTGTTCGAGGTCCGGGATGGTCAAGAACTTTCCTTGGGTATGCCGCTCGCCGGCTTGCGCACCTATGTCTCGGTCCGCGGTGGTTTCACCGGGCCGGAGGTGCTGGGGTCGGTCTCCTTCGACACGATGTCGGGGTTGGGCGCCGAGCCGGTCAAGGCCGGTCAGGTGGTGCCCGTCGGCACGCGGACCGTCGGCTTCCCTGTCGTCGACGTAGCAGGAGTCGCCGAACCTCCCACTGGGCTGGTCGACCTCGAGGTCAGGCCCGGCCCCCGACTCGACTGGTTCGCGCATCCCGAACGGCTCGCTCAGACACCCTGGCAGGTCTCGTCACGTAGTGACCGCAAGGGGATTCGGCTCGAGGGCGAGCCTCTCGAGCGCGTTCCCGAGCTGGTGGAGGCCGAGCTCCAGAGCGAAGGGATGGTGCGCGGTGCGATCCAGGTCCCGCCCAACGGCCAACCCGTCATCTTCCTCAGCGACCACCCGGTGACGGGCGGCTACCCCGTCATCGGCGTGCTGCGCCCGGCCGCCGTCGACCGCGCCGCCCAGCTCCAACCCGGACAGGCCGTGCGCCTGCGCTGGGACAACTGA
- a CDS encoding 5-oxoprolinase subunit PxpA produces MTTMQIDLNSDLGESLGTWQLGDDAAMLDLVTSANVACGFHAGDSLTLQQTCAQAVERGVVIGAQVGYRDLVGFGRRFIDMDPAELTADVIYQVGALEMLAKVAGGRVAYVKPHGALYNAIVHHEAQAAAVVRAVLAIDPQLPVMGLPGSAFLRQAEEAGLRTVAEAFADRAYTPEGTLVSRREPGAVLHDADEVARRMVRLVTDGVITAIDGTEIPVRADSICTHGDSPGAVEMAKAVRAALTEAGVTITAFTG; encoded by the coding sequence ATGACGACCATGCAGATCGACCTCAACTCCGACCTCGGCGAGTCGCTGGGCACCTGGCAGCTCGGTGATGACGCCGCGATGCTCGACCTCGTCACGAGCGCCAACGTCGCATGCGGTTTCCACGCCGGCGACAGCCTCACCCTGCAGCAGACGTGCGCCCAGGCGGTCGAGCGCGGCGTCGTCATCGGCGCCCAGGTCGGATACCGCGACCTCGTCGGCTTCGGCCGCCGGTTCATCGACATGGACCCGGCCGAACTGACGGCCGACGTCATCTATCAGGTCGGCGCCCTCGAGATGCTGGCCAAGGTGGCCGGTGGCCGCGTGGCCTATGTGAAGCCCCACGGCGCGCTCTACAACGCGATCGTCCACCACGAGGCCCAGGCTGCGGCGGTCGTGCGGGCCGTCCTCGCGATCGACCCGCAGCTGCCGGTCATGGGGTTGCCGGGCTCGGCCTTCCTCCGCCAGGCCGAGGAGGCCGGATTGCGCACCGTCGCCGAGGCATTCGCCGATCGTGCCTACACCCCGGAGGGCACCCTCGTCTCTCGCCGCGAGCCAGGAGCCGTCCTCCATGACGCGGACGAGGTCGCGCGGCGCATGGTGCGACTGGTGACCGACGGCGTGATCACCGCGATCGACGGGACCGAGATCCCGGTGCGCGCCGATTCGATCTGCACCCACGGCGACTCCCCGGGTGCCGTCGAGATGGCCAAGGCGGTCCGCGCGGCCCTCACCGAGGCGGGCGTCACCATCACCGCCTTCACCGGCTAG
- a CDS encoding PP2C family serine/threonine-protein phosphatase, whose translation MAIAFNFAARSDVGMVRTNNEDSGYAGPHLLAMADGMGGHAGGDVASSMIVGALVGLDGESFSGVDATEALLRRITSANVELGHVTEEDPDLDGMGTTLIAILRARDKLVLAHIGDSRAYVVRAGEVSQITKDHSFVQSLVDEGRLTSEEASTHPQRSLVTRVLTGAEGKEPDVVVRQAIVGDRYLICSDGLSDYVARDTIDEILTTESKPGACAERLVQLALRAGAPDNVTVVIGDVVDLNQFVPSDSPQIVGAAAAIRRHTRPIPVTPAAKAAALSQEASGRSADDDVELAEEGPRGRTATILRAVGVSLLAVILLVGGGYAAWSWTQAQFYVGVNDGRVAVFKGVDQTLGPVDLSQPETTSSIDIDDLPNSYRERLGRGITMPTRTDAASLVRNLEVQAQACRFAKSQGRSCGTVPSTWTTPTPTPTPSGTPTPSGTPSGTPTGPAPTSSTSPLQPSSPSISPNA comes from the coding sequence GTGGCGATCGCCTTCAACTTCGCCGCCCGCTCCGACGTCGGGATGGTGCGAACCAACAACGAGGACAGTGGGTATGCCGGCCCGCACCTTCTCGCCATGGCCGACGGCATGGGTGGTCACGCCGGTGGCGACGTCGCGTCGTCGATGATCGTCGGCGCCCTCGTCGGTCTCGACGGCGAGTCCTTCTCCGGCGTCGACGCGACTGAGGCCCTGCTGCGCCGGATCACCTCCGCCAACGTGGAACTCGGGCACGTCACCGAGGAGGACCCCGACCTCGACGGCATGGGCACCACCCTCATCGCCATCCTGCGCGCTCGCGACAAGCTCGTCCTCGCCCACATCGGCGACTCCCGGGCCTACGTCGTGCGCGCCGGTGAAGTCAGCCAGATCACCAAGGATCACAGCTTCGTCCAGTCGCTCGTCGATGAGGGACGCCTCACCTCCGAGGAGGCGTCGACCCACCCGCAGCGTTCCCTCGTGACCCGCGTCCTCACCGGCGCCGAGGGCAAGGAGCCCGACGTCGTCGTGCGTCAGGCGATCGTCGGCGATCGCTACCTCATCTGCTCGGATGGGTTGTCCGACTATGTCGCTCGCGACACCATCGACGAGATCCTCACGACCGAGAGCAAGCCGGGGGCCTGCGCCGAACGCCTCGTCCAACTCGCCCTGCGCGCCGGTGCCCCGGACAACGTCACCGTCGTCATCGGTGACGTCGTCGATCTCAACCAGTTCGTGCCGAGCGACTCACCCCAGATCGTCGGTGCCGCTGCCGCGATCCGCCGCCACACCCGCCCGATCCCCGTCACGCCCGCCGCCAAGGCAGCTGCGTTGTCCCAGGAGGCAAGTGGCCGCTCCGCAGATGACGACGTCGAGCTGGCGGAGGAAGGGCCACGTGGGCGGACGGCCACGATCCTGCGTGCCGTCGGGGTCTCGCTGCTCGCAGTGATCCTCCTGGTCGGCGGTGGCTATGCCGCCTGGTCCTGGACCCAGGCGCAGTTCTATGTCGGCGTCAACGATGGGCGGGTCGCCGTCTTCAAGGGCGTCGATCAGACCCTCGGCCCGGTCGACCTCTCGCAGCCCGAGACGACGAGCAGCATCGACATCGACGACCTGCCCAACAGCTATCGCGAACGGCTTGGCCGTGGCATCACCATGCCGACGCGCACCGACGCCGCCTCCCTCGTGCGCAACCTCGAGGTGCAGGCGCAGGCCTGCCGCTTCGCGAAGTCTCAGGGCCGGTCCTGCGGCACCGTTCCGTCCACGTGGACGACACCGACTCCGACCCCGACTCCGAGCGGCACGCCCACCCCATCCGGCACCCCCAGCGGCACTCCCACGGGCCCGGCCCCCACCAGCTCGACGTCCCCGCTCCAGCCGTCGTCCCCGTCCATCAGTCCCAACGCATGA
- a CDS encoding DUF3662 and FHA domain-containing protein: MGLFDRMEGKLERAVNGVFAKAFRAEVQPVEIASAIRRAMDDRAAGPGRARSVVPNVFTIELSETDYERLTDHGQELENELIAAAEEHADSQHYQPGGPIDILFDEDVDLETGVFRIRPSTAKRPRATGLTGQHQPVRRSTAYDDENYDDDAYAGESPAAAASPSVVAPPVPAPAAARPAHPAPSRPRREPEADELGETAAYRPAKPPPQKRRTNPADRPWLDVDGERYPLMGAITVLGRDDSADIILDDPGISRQHSEIRVTQDGPHTVATIRDLGSTNGTFVSGERVTSERLADGDRITVGRTSVTYRAGRK, encoded by the coding sequence ATGGGTCTGTTCGACCGCATGGAGGGCAAGCTTGAGCGCGCCGTCAACGGCGTCTTCGCCAAGGCGTTCCGCGCCGAGGTCCAGCCCGTCGAGATCGCCAGCGCCATCCGCCGTGCCATGGATGACCGCGCCGCCGGCCCTGGCCGTGCCCGCAGCGTCGTCCCCAACGTCTTCACGATCGAGTTGAGCGAGACCGACTACGAACGCCTCACCGACCACGGCCAGGAGCTCGAGAACGAGCTCATCGCCGCCGCCGAGGAGCACGCCGACAGCCAGCACTACCAGCCGGGCGGTCCGATCGACATCCTCTTCGACGAGGACGTCGACCTCGAGACGGGCGTGTTCCGCATCCGCCCCAGCACCGCGAAGCGGCCGCGTGCCACCGGCTTGACCGGCCAGCACCAGCCGGTGCGCCGCTCCACGGCCTACGACGACGAGAACTACGACGACGATGCGTATGCCGGTGAGTCACCCGCCGCTGCAGCCTCACCATCGGTGGTCGCACCCCCCGTGCCGGCCCCTGCCGCGGCCCGTCCGGCCCATCCGGCCCCCAGCCGGCCACGCCGCGAACCGGAGGCCGACGAGCTCGGTGAGACGGCGGCATACCGACCGGCGAAGCCACCTCCCCAGAAGCGGCGGACCAACCCGGCCGACCGACCATGGCTCGACGTCGACGGCGAGCGCTATCCGCTCATGGGCGCCATCACCGTCCTCGGTCGCGACGACAGCGCCGACATCATCCTCGACGACCCCGGAATCTCCCGTCAGCACAGCGAGATTCGCGTGACCCAGGACGGTCCACACACGGTCGCGACCATCCGTGACCTGGGTTCGACCAACGGCACCTTCGTCAGCGGTGAGCGCGTCACGTCGGAGCGCCTCGCCGATGGCGACCGGATCACCGTTGGCCGCACCTCCGTCACCTACCGCGCCGGCCGAAAGTGA
- a CDS encoding DUF4188 domain-containing protein — protein MSESSAPTTHAHEGEVIVFLIGMTIRKWHRPDLWVPVFTAMPRMLAELGRNRAAAERGEAEDLGFLGATTLVGAQGPFVVQWWRSTELLYAYARRAENAHLPAWRAFNAAARKSPGAVGIWHETYAVPAGHIETLYGNGARVGLGRLTGTVPVERRGRGARERLGGTLTRSAR, from the coding sequence GTGTCCGAGAGCAGCGCACCCACGACCCACGCCCACGAGGGTGAGGTCATCGTCTTCCTCATCGGCATGACGATCCGCAAGTGGCACCGCCCCGACCTGTGGGTGCCGGTCTTCACCGCCATGCCCAGGATGCTCGCCGAGCTCGGCCGCAACAGGGCAGCAGCCGAGCGGGGAGAAGCCGAGGACCTCGGATTCCTCGGTGCCACAACACTTGTGGGAGCCCAGGGTCCGTTCGTCGTGCAGTGGTGGCGCAGCACCGAGCTGCTGTATGCGTACGCACGACGAGCCGAGAACGCTCACCTCCCGGCGTGGCGGGCCTTCAATGCCGCTGCCCGCAAAAGCCCTGGCGCCGTGGGCATCTGGCACGAGACGTATGCCGTCCCCGCCGGTCACATCGAAACGCTCTATGGCAACGGGGCCAGGGTCGGCCTGGGTCGCCTCACCGGGACGGTCCCCGTCGAGCGTCGTGGACGCGGCGCCCGCGAGCGCCTGGGTGGAACGCTGACCCGATCCGCCAGATGA
- a CDS encoding allophanate hydrolase subunit 1, with amino-acid sequence MSEGVTVRFLPMGESAWLVETDDIDAVLALDAVLSPLASAGEGVWADVDDLVPAAKTLLVMARPTTNLADLAAEIRAAAGRAGRTAITGTATTIEIPVSYDGPDLQDVAEQAGLTPEEVVAAHTGTPWRVGFGGFAPGFAYLVGGDPRLVVARRAEPRTRVPVGAVALAGEFSGIYPRESPGGWQLIGSTDVVLWDADRTPPALLVPGTTVQFTQVRS; translated from the coding sequence ATGTCCGAAGGTGTGACCGTGCGGTTCCTGCCGATGGGTGAGTCTGCCTGGCTCGTCGAGACCGACGACATCGATGCGGTGCTCGCCCTCGACGCCGTGCTCTCACCCCTCGCGAGCGCCGGCGAGGGCGTGTGGGCCGACGTCGACGACCTCGTCCCCGCCGCGAAGACGTTGCTCGTCATGGCCCGGCCCACCACCAACCTCGCCGACCTCGCCGCCGAGATCCGCGCAGCCGCCGGGCGGGCAGGACGGACCGCGATCACCGGCACCGCGACGACCATCGAGATCCCGGTCAGCTATGACGGCCCCGACCTCCAGGACGTCGCCGAGCAGGCTGGCCTCACGCCGGAGGAGGTCGTCGCCGCCCACACCGGGACGCCCTGGCGGGTGGGATTTGGTGGCTTTGCGCCGGGCTTCGCCTACCTCGTCGGCGGCGACCCGCGCCTGGTGGTCGCCCGTCGCGCCGAGCCCCGCACCCGCGTTCCCGTCGGAGCTGTGGCGCTCGCCGGGGAGTTCAGCGGCATCTATCCGCGCGAGTCCCCCGGCGGGTGGCAGCTGATCGGCTCCACCGACGTCGTGCTGTGGGACGCGGACCGCACGCCCCCAGCCCTGCTCGTCCCCGGCACAACCGTGCAGTTCACGCAGGTCCGGTCATGA
- a CDS encoding DoxX family protein, protein MNATTQTEAVRGSTTTRTNRHDVEGITHMEDVVRNPIARWALVGLRYVLGFTFLWPFLDKLFGLGYGTPAENAWIDGGSPTTGFLTKNPAVVDGPFAGFFANFAGGIWDFLFMFSLLGIGVAFLTGAVLKIAAWGGALLMTLMYFAEFPLGRDGEGFTNPIFDSHWIEALALIVLAYTFSGDKLGLGRWWSRIVGSDSILR, encoded by the coding sequence ATGAACGCCACCACGCAGACCGAGGCGGTCCGGGGCAGCACGACGACCCGAACCAACAGGCACGACGTCGAAGGCATCACCCACATGGAGGACGTCGTCCGCAACCCGATCGCCCGCTGGGCCCTCGTCGGACTGCGCTACGTCCTCGGGTTCACCTTCCTCTGGCCCTTCCTCGACAAGCTCTTCGGCCTCGGCTACGGCACGCCCGCCGAGAACGCCTGGATCGACGGAGGCTCACCCACCACCGGCTTCCTCACCAAGAACCCCGCCGTCGTCGACGGTCCGTTCGCTGGCTTCTTCGCCAACTTCGCCGGAGGCATCTGGGACTTCCTGTTCATGTTCAGCCTCCTCGGCATCGGCGTCGCCTTCCTGACCGGCGCGGTCCTGAAGATCGCTGCCTGGGGTGGGGCCCTGCTGATGACCCTCATGTACTTCGCGGAGTTCCCCCTCGGCCGCGACGGTGAAGGCTTCACCAACCCGATCTTCGACAGCCACTGGATCGAGGCGCTGGCCCTCATCGTGCTCGCCTACACCTTCTCCGGTGACAAGCTCGGCCTCGGCCGCTGGTGGAGCAGGATCGTCGGCAGCGACAGCATCCTTCGCTGA